A stretch of Acidimicrobiales bacterium DNA encodes these proteins:
- a CDS encoding CPBP family intramembrane glutamic endopeptidase: MWPAWLAFVGWVSAVSLAAFGSTVAIVAGSTADGSVSLLLSQVGLWTGFVATAVVASRRFGSGDVRADFGFAITFADIAKSMLIGVAVQVLVVPGIYLPLIAAGVELDISGPAETLFRDVSGLEKFAIAAGVIAVAPVAEELLFRGVLLGGLIQSIGDRGAVWVSAVVFAASHFQMVQFPGLLAIGLALAWLARRTGGLAAPIWAHAAFNATTVAFLW, from the coding sequence ATGTGGCCGGCGTGGCTGGCATTTGTGGGCTGGGTGTCGGCCGTGTCGCTCGCCGCGTTCGGCTCGACGGTCGCGATCGTCGCTGGTTCGACTGCGGACGGCAGCGTCTCACTGCTGTTGAGCCAAGTCGGACTGTGGACCGGTTTCGTGGCAACCGCGGTCGTGGCCAGTCGTCGTTTCGGCTCGGGCGACGTCCGAGCCGACTTCGGGTTCGCTATCACGTTCGCCGACATCGCGAAGTCGATGCTGATCGGTGTGGCCGTGCAGGTTCTCGTCGTTCCCGGGATCTATCTCCCGCTGATTGCAGCGGGTGTGGAGCTGGACATCTCCGGGCCCGCAGAGACGCTCTTCCGAGACGTCTCGGGTCTCGAGAAGTTCGCCATTGCGGCAGGGGTGATCGCCGTTGCGCCGGTAGCAGAGGAGCTGCTGTTTCGCGGTGTCCTTCTGGGTGGGCTGATCCAGAGCATCGGCGATCGGGGCGCAGTGTGGGTGAGCGCGGTCGTGTTTGCCGCGAGCCACTTCCAGATGGTGCAGTTCCCGGGCCTGTTGGCCATCGGGTTGGCGTTGGCGTGGCTGGCTCGGCGCACCGGCGGCTTGGCGGCACCGATCTGGGCCCACGCCGCCTTCAACGCCACCACTGTTGCTTTCCTCTGGTGA
- a CDS encoding undecaprenyl-diphosphate phosphatase, whose product MLQSVAQHPLRGRRSDPLVQQRNSIASRALARREGPAGHRTVRRWCVGALVIGVLVAVAASAAAEAGDAELSTSEALVLGMIEGVTEYLPVSSTAHLAITEVLLGLTSTPEGKTAADSYAIVIQVGAIAAVLGLYRRRVVTLARGVLGFDRAGRRLALAILTAFVPAAVVGLVAGDAIKNNLFSTWPILAAWVVGGLALLWPRLTTTSATRPLEELSIGAAAIIGAAQVLALWPGTSRSLITIIAALAVGMGLPAAVEFSFLLGLVTLSAATGYELLSGGDAITATFGWRSSIVGVAAAAVTAWLAVTWMVAYLQRRPLSIFGWYRISIACVVAVVALATTQL is encoded by the coding sequence ATGCTACAGTCAGTAGCACAACACCCCCTGCGTGGTAGACGGTCGGATCCTTTGGTACAGCAGCGAAACTCGATCGCGAGCAGAGCGCTGGCGCGACGTGAAGGCCCCGCCGGCCATCGAACGGTCCGGCGATGGTGCGTGGGAGCGTTGGTCATCGGTGTACTCGTGGCTGTAGCGGCGAGCGCGGCCGCCGAGGCCGGGGACGCGGAGCTCTCCACGAGCGAGGCGCTGGTGCTCGGGATGATCGAGGGGGTGACCGAGTACCTCCCTGTCAGCTCCACGGCTCACCTTGCGATCACCGAAGTTCTCCTTGGTCTCACCAGCACGCCGGAGGGCAAAACCGCCGCTGACTCGTATGCGATCGTCATCCAGGTCGGCGCGATTGCCGCCGTGCTCGGCTTGTATCGTCGCCGCGTCGTCACGCTCGCTCGAGGCGTGCTCGGATTCGACCGGGCAGGGCGGCGACTGGCGCTCGCGATCCTCACCGCGTTCGTGCCGGCCGCGGTGGTGGGGTTGGTGGCGGGTGATGCCATCAAGAACAATCTCTTCAGTACCTGGCCCATCTTGGCCGCGTGGGTTGTCGGCGGCTTGGCGCTCTTGTGGCCACGACTCACCACCACATCGGCCACCCGTCCGCTCGAGGAGCTGTCCATCGGGGCCGCGGCGATCATCGGTGCGGCCCAGGTCCTGGCGCTGTGGCCGGGAACGAGCCGCAGCCTGATCACGATCATCGCGGCGCTGGCGGTTGGCATGGGTCTTCCTGCCGCAGTGGAGTTCAGCTTCTTGTTGGGATTGGTCACACTCTCGGCCGCCACCGGCTATGAGTTGCTCAGCGGTGGCGACGCAATCACAGCCACCTTCGGGTGGCGTAGCAGTATTGTCGGGGTCGCTGCTGCGGCGGTCACCGCGTGGTTGGCGGTGACGTGGATGGTCGCCTACCTCCAACGTCGACCGCTGTCGATCTTCGGCTGGTACCGGATCTCGATCGCCTGTGTGGTCGCTGTCGTCGCGTTGGCCACGACACAGCTATGA